Proteins from one candidate division WOR-3 bacterium genomic window:
- a CDS encoding FAD-dependent oxidoreductase: MSVPRKLRCRVDHITDHGDKVYSVELEPETKPPAFRPGQFLHLALDEYDPSRFWPESRVFSIASSPSTLPLRISYSVRGRYTARMEQELTVGRQVWIKLPYGEFVVSPTQPSVLLAGGTGITAFTAFIAGMKPDHLQPVFVAYGARTPELLIYRNLVEQQAAAVPSFRYAFFSDSVALVQPSSLIPRPGPVSVATIWPLLATPAGSSFFVSGPPAMLKSVAADLQDRGILPTAIHTDAWE, translated from the coding sequence AGGTCTATTCGGTTGAACTGGAACCGGAGACAAAGCCGCCCGCGTTCCGGCCGGGCCAATTCCTTCATCTCGCCCTCGACGAGTATGACCCGAGCCGGTTCTGGCCGGAGTCGCGAGTATTCTCCATTGCCAGCTCGCCTTCGACGCTGCCGCTTCGTATCTCCTACTCGGTGCGTGGGCGATACACCGCCCGCATGGAGCAGGAGCTGACCGTCGGCCGTCAGGTCTGGATCAAGCTCCCCTATGGTGAGTTCGTTGTGAGTCCGACCCAGCCATCGGTGCTGCTCGCCGGCGGCACCGGGATCACGGCCTTCACCGCCTTTATCGCGGGGATGAAGCCGGACCACTTGCAGCCGGTCTTTGTCGCCTATGGCGCGCGCACGCCGGAGTTGCTCATCTACCGGAACCTGGTCGAACAGCAGGCCGCCGCCGTACCGAGTTTCCGCTACGCCTTCTTCTCGGACTCCGTTGCCCTCGTTCAGCCATCATCCCTCATCCCTCGTCCGGGTCCCGTCTCGGTCGCCACTATCTGGCCGCTGCTCGCGACGCCGGCCGGGTCTTCGTTCTTCGTCTCCGGCCCGCCTGCGATGCTCAAGTCAGTTGCCGCCGACCTGCAGGACCGCGGCATCCTGCCCACCGCAATCCACACCGACGCATGGGAATGA